CGAGCGCCAGCCCGGCCGCCGCCGCGGCGGTCCACAGCGAGCTGCCGAACGCGGCGTGCACGGCCAGTCCCACCGCCGCGCACAGCACGTGCCCGCCGATCACGCTGCGGGGCTGTGCGAGGGGAAGCGTGGGGACGCTGTGGATGAGTGCGGCACTGGCGGCCAGCGGCGGGATCAGCAGCGGCTCGTGGATGGCCGCGCCGATCGCGACCAGCAGGAGCAGGACCGAGGTCGCGGAGGCGAGGGTGTGGGCTGCCGCCGCCGGGGTGGGCCGGGCCGGTGCCCGGCTGACGGTGAGCGCCCGAAGCCGGGCGGCCGGGCGCGGACGGGTCGGTGCCGGACGGGTCGGTGCCGGACGGGAGACAGCAGGAGCGGGCTGCTGGTCGATGCTCACGATCACTCTTCTGGCCGTCGCCCAGGGGGCACGGCAGGCAGGTACGGGCGGCGGGCGGGGATCTTCACCGGACGCACGGAGCGGGTCACGCAGGTACGGCCGTACACGGTGCGTCCGATCGGGACCACCGTGGTCCGAAGATCACCCTAACCCCGGCGCGCCCACCGGTGGGACTGGCACTTCTTCCGAGAACACCGCCCTGAACTGGGACGATGGTCCAATTCCGAACCTCGGCGGTGTGGGAGACATCACGGTGCGGCCGGCTGTGACGGGCCGGCTCGCTCGGGCTCGGGGCAGCCACCGGGTGGGCGCCCCGGCGGCCTGGCAGCCAGGCCGGCCCCGGTGTTCGACTCCTTCTCCTTCACCGCCAACGGCACCGGCGGGGGCACCGGTGGCAACACCGTCGTCGGCACAGCCGTCCAGCTCTACGACTGCAACGGCAGCGTCGCGCAGAAGTGGCAGCACACCGGGAACACCTTCGTGAACCCGAACTCCGGCAAGTGCCTGGACGCCGCCGGGCAGGGCACCGCCGACGGCACCCGGCTCCAGATCTGGGACTGCTACGGCAGCGGCACCCAGCCCAACCAGGTGTGGTCCCTGCACTGACCCGGGCGGCCCCCGCGCCGATCCGGGAGCGAGGCCGCCCGCCCCGCGCTTCACATGGTGACGGACCGGGCGTCGACCCGGCCGTGATCAGGTGCGGGGTCGTCTCCGGTGGGCGCCGCTTCGCGAAGGGCGGCCTCACCGCGGGAACCGAGAAGCGGGAGGGTCACTTCACCGCGGGGATGAAGTAGACGTTGTCCCGCGTCACGATGCTGGTGAGGGCCTGCCCGAACAGGGTGCTCGGCTCGATGCCGTCGGTGAGGATGTCCGTGTTCAGGAGCACTACGAGGGTCGCGCCCGTCTCTGGCATGTAGATCGTCAGGCTCTCGTAGCCGGGCAGCGAGCCGTTGTGGCCCACCCAGCCCTGGACGTCGAACAGGCCGAGGCCGTAGCCCGCGCCCGGGAGGCCGGTGTCCAGGAAGTCGGTGCGCTGGGCCTGCGTCCCGGGCGCGGCGACGTTGGGGTGCTTGTACCCGTACGCGAGCAGCTCCTGCGGCGTGGAGGGCCTGGTGGGGTCCGACTCCAGAGCCGTGACGAAGCCCGGGTCCGAGGAGTACGGGAACAGGCCGCTGCGCATCTCGGCGAGGTCGCGCACGGTGATCCGGTCACCGTGCGGGACGCCGCTGACATGGGCGGAGACGGGGTCGTCCAGCCCGATCAGGCCGTCGTCGACCAGTTCGAGCACCACGGTGGCGGTGAAGGTCTTCGTCTCGCTGCCGATCCGCATGTAGAGGTCGTCCGTCATCGGGGCGCCGGTCCTCTTGTCGGCGACGCCGAACGAGCGGACGTAGTGGCCCTGCCCGGGTAGCCACACCCCGACCGTCACCCCCGGAACTGGTGAGATCGTCTGCGGCGAACGCCCGTGACGCCGCGTCGGCGAGCTGTACGGGTGACGCGGCGTCGGAGTGCTCCGGCGGCCCGTTCACGCCGGTCGACGCCCGCCGCTCCCGCCCGGCCGGGCGCGGCGGGCAGGGCGGAGGGCGCGGAGAATCACCCGTGCGGAGGGGGAGTCAGCTGCGGGCACGCTGGGTGACCGCGATGCAGCCGAGGACCACCAGGGCGGTGACGGGAGCGAGGGGGGAGAGCCGTTCCCCGACCAGCAGCACCGACCACACCAGGGTGATCAGCGGCTGGGCGAGCTGGATCTGGCTGGCCCTGGGCACCCCGATGGCGGCCATGCCCCGGTACCAGAGCACGAACCCGCCGAACTGGGACACCGCGGCGACGTACGCCGTGCCGACGATCGCCCGGGCGCTGGGATGCATCGGCTCCGCGGCCAGCGCGAGGGCCGTGACCAGGGCGGACACCGGCAGGGCGGCGACCACGCCCCAGGCGATGACCTGCCAGCCCGGCAGGTGGGAGGCGAGCCGGCCACCCTGGGCGTAGCCGGCGGCGCACACCAGCAGCGCGCCGAAGAGGTACCCGTCGGCGAGGGTCGGCAGGCCGTGGTTCTGCTGGAGCGTGAAGGCGGCCACGGCCCCGGCGCCCACGCCGGCGG
The sequence above is drawn from the Kitasatospora sp. NBC_00315 genome and encodes:
- a CDS encoding HPP family protein, which gives rise to MSIDQQPAPAVSRPAPTRPAPTRPRPAARLRALTVSRAPARPTPAAAAHTLASATSVLLLLVAIGAAIHEPLLIPPLAASAALIHSVPTLPLAQPRSVIGGHVLCAAVGLAVHAAFGSSLWTAAAAAGLALGTTMLARTPHSPACATAVIAVLQGPAPARFLGTLFAAAVLLVGAGVLAARLRRPVAYPAYWW
- a CDS encoding RICIN domain-containing protein, whose amino-acid sequence is MFDSFSFTANGTGGGTGGNTVVGTAVQLYDCNGSVAQKWQHTGNTFVNPNSGKCLDAAGQGTADGTRLQIWDCYGSGTQPNQVWSLH
- a CDS encoding DMT family transporter, whose product is MTIQGSSTRISAIAVDGGAGAQGGADGRGGTLRAALGVLAFSASFPATAWALEGFGPWTASGLRGLLAGLLAGACLLGARVPVPARRHWPGLLTVAGGCVLGFPLLTTLALRTSSTAHSAVVIGMLPLATAAVSAALTGRRPSRAFWTAAGVGAGAVAAFTLQQNHGLPTLADGYLFGALLVCAAGYAQGGRLASHLPGWQVIAWGVVAALPVSALVTALALAAEPMHPSARAIVGTAYVAAVSQFGGFVLWYRGMAAIGVPRASQIQLAQPLITLVWSVLLVGERLSPLAPVTALVVLGCIAVTQRARS